A single genomic interval of Nostoc commune NIES-4072 harbors:
- a CDS encoding beta strand repeat-containing protein — MANIIGTNGNDTLVGSNSADTIKGLAGNDTITANYGNDTLTGGGGKDQFVYNFDDYNLLSDGTDIITDFGGVGQGTNPTAAVIAQVDTIKFLGAGFTARNLLLTQNGNNLEVTFEGVPDAKVILQNFKLENLENLKASKGRSAIGNILFDGQTSIIDSFHVLDANSTETTLRIKNTVTFFNDLDNNITGLDNSNDVVNGQGGNDKINGLSGNDLLRGGAGNDILLGGVGNDILLGGAGKNILKGDVGNDSLGVNYSTGNNLLDGGVGNDNLSVGYSSGNNLLNGGDGNDYLAAYDGDNNKQYDRIPTLGNNTLNGGAGIDHLNVGYSSGNNLLNGGDGNDDLSASGTDGRYNTPTSGNNTLNGGAGDDRLSAFLSTGNNLLFGGEGNDTIYGSVSGNDTIDGGKGDDLLFYYGARGAITSTFNATNNISSITVGTNRVSYKNIERLYIRGTEYDDLIVGSNGNDMIDGGSSGNDTIDGGTGDDLLSYNFYKNDNREGITSTFNATTNIGSITVGTNRVSYKNIERLDIRGTQYDDLIVGSNGDDTLNGSNGNDILIGGKGNDSLIGGSGTDTFAFNSFNQGIDRLDDFKATNELIQVTADGFGGGLSIGSLKTSQFTIGTSATAIAQRFIYDNDTGGLFFDQDGSASGFTQVQFAQLSAGLSLTEKNFLVV, encoded by the coding sequence ATGGCAAATATAATTGGAACCAACGGTAATGATACTCTAGTGGGCAGTAACAGCGCAGACACGATTAAGGGTCTTGCAGGCAACGATACCATTACAGCTAACTATGGCAACGACACCCTAACTGGTGGTGGTGGTAAGGATCAATTTGTTTACAACTTCGATGACTATAATTTGTTGAGCGACGGCACTGATATCATTACCGATTTCGGTGGGGTAGGTCAAGGGACAAACCCCACAGCAGCAGTCATTGCCCAAGTGGATACCATCAAATTCCTTGGTGCTGGCTTCACTGCCCGAAATCTGCTGCTTACCCAGAATGGCAACAATCTGGAAGTCACCTTTGAAGGGGTGCCTGATGCCAAAGTTATCCTCCAAAATTTCAAATTAGAAAACTTGGAAAATCTGAAAGCTTCTAAAGGCAGATCAGCTATCGGTAATATTCTGTTTGATGGGCAAACTAGCATTATCGACAGCTTTCATGTCCTAGATGCCAACTCCACTGAAACCACTCTGAGGATTAAGAACACGGTGACTTTTTTCAATGACCTTGACAATAACATTACGGGTTTAGACAACTCAAATGATGTGGTGAATGGTCAGGGGGGTAATGACAAAATCAACGGTTTAAGTGGTAACGACTTGCTGCGAGGTGGTGCAGGGAATGATATCCTCCTTGGTGGTGTAGGAAATGATATCCTCCTTGGTGGTGCGGGGAAGAATATCCTCAAGGGTGACGTTGGTAACGACTCTTTGGGTGTTAACTATTCAACAGGCAATAATTTACTGGATGGAGGCGTTGGTAACGATAACTTGAGTGTTGGCTATTCATCAGGCAATAACCTACTTAATGGTGGTGATGGCAATGATTATCTTGCGGCGTACGATGGCGACAACAACAAACAATACGACCGCATTCCCACTTTAGGTAATAACACCCTCAACGGTGGTGCTGGTATCGATCACTTGAATGTTGGCTATTCATCAGGCAATAATCTACTTAATGGTGGCGATGGCAATGATGATCTTTCAGCCTCTGGTACTGATGGTAGATATAACACACCCACTTCTGGCAATAATACCCTCAATGGTGGCGCTGGTGATGATCGCTTGAGTGCTTTTTTGTCAACAGGTAATAATCTGCTCTTTGGAGGCGAAGGCAACGATACGATATATGGGAGCGTTAGCGGCAATGATACGATAGATGGGGGAAAAGGCGATGATTTATTGTTTTACTATGGTGCTAGGGGCGCAATCACATCGACATTCAATGCTACTAATAATATTAGCTCAATTACAGTGGGCACGAATCGAGTTAGCTACAAAAATATTGAACGATTATACATCAGAGGTACAGAATATGATGACTTGATTGTAGGTAGCAATGGCAATGATATGATCGATGGGGGCAGCAGTGGCAATGATACGATCGATGGGGGTACAGGTGACGATTTATTGTCCTATAACTTCTATAAAAATGATAACAGGGAGGGAATCACTTCGACATTCAATGCTACTACTAACATTGGCTCAATTACGGTAGGCACGAATCGGGTTAGCTACAAAAATATTGAACGATTAGATATCAGAGGTACACAATACGATGACTTGATTGTGGGCAGCAATGGGGATGATACTCTCAACGGTAGTAATGGCAATGATATCCTCATAGGCGGCAAGGGTAATGATAGCCTAATTGGAGGATCTGGTACTGATACCTTTGCTTTCAATAGTTTCAATCAAGGCATTGATAGACTTGATGACTTCAAAGCGACTAATGAACTCATTCAAGTAACAGCTGATGGTTTTGGTGGCGGGTTATCAATCGGTTCACTTAAGACAAGTCAGTTTACCATCGGCACATCTGCAACAGCGATCGCTCAACGATTCATCTATGATAATGATACAGGTGGACTGTTCTTTGATCAAGATGGCAGTGCGTCTGGGTTTACTCAGGTACAATTTGCTCAACTATCTGCTGGATTATCACTAACCGAAAAGAATTTTTTGGTTGTTTAA
- a CDS encoding nitrate ABC transporter ATP-binding protein (This model describes the ATP binding subunits of ATP-binding cassette (ABC) transporters for nitrate transport, or for bicarbonate transport, in bacteria and archaea.) yields the protein MQNRNFTATSTLGKPFVSATTNRRPFLEIKDVTKVYPTKKGPFTVLDGVNLNVEQGEFICVIGHSGCGKSTLLNMVSGFNFPTSGQVLLEGEPITKPGPDRMVVFQNYALLPWRTAFENIYLAVNAVYPNKPQAEKRAIVRDHLAMVGLADAMEKKPMQMSGGMRQRVSIARALAIRPKVLILDEPFGALDAITKEELQEELLKIWGDNRCTVLMITHDIDEALFLADKLVMMTNGPHAKIGEVMEIPFSRPRDRARIMEDPQYYQLRNYALDFLFNRFAHDDVG from the coding sequence ATGCAAAATCGCAACTTTACAGCTACAAGCACACTAGGAAAACCATTCGTTAGTGCAACCACCAACCGCAGACCTTTCCTGGAAATTAAAGACGTTACCAAAGTTTATCCCACAAAGAAAGGCCCCTTCACCGTACTCGACGGCGTTAACCTCAACGTAGAACAGGGCGAGTTTATTTGCGTCATCGGCCACTCTGGCTGTGGCAAATCGACACTGTTAAATATGGTATCCGGTTTTAACTTTCCCACTTCCGGGCAAGTGTTACTTGAAGGAGAACCTATTACCAAGCCAGGGCCAGACAGAATGGTTGTCTTCCAAAACTATGCCTTGCTACCTTGGCGAACTGCTTTTGAAAACATCTACTTAGCTGTTAACGCCGTTTATCCCAATAAACCACAAGCTGAAAAAAGAGCGATCGTCCGCGATCATTTAGCAATGGTGGGACTAGCTGATGCAATGGAAAAGAAACCAATGCAAATGTCCGGTGGTATGAGACAACGGGTTTCTATCGCCCGTGCTTTGGCGATTCGTCCGAAAGTTTTAATTTTAGATGAACCTTTTGGGGCGCTGGATGCTATCACCAAAGAAGAATTACAAGAAGAATTGCTGAAAATTTGGGGCGATAACCGTTGTACAGTGCTGATGATTACCCACGACATCGACGAAGCACTATTTTTAGCAGATAAATTGGTAATGATGACCAACGGCCCCCATGCGAAAATTGGCGAAGTTATGGAAATTCCTTTTTCTCGTCCCCGCGATCGCGCCCGCATCATGGAAGATCCACAATACTACCAACTACGTAATTATGCCTTAGATTTCCTCTTTAATCGCTTTGCCCATGATGACGTAGGTTAA
- a CDS encoding IS982 family transposase, which translates to MLNEIISIYAIIDDLLKAIGHNEDCRREMNDAEIITTAITSAMFFNGNHSKACTYMKEHKLISNMLEKSRFNRRLHSVSMLINDLFHQVGMALKEISDSTEYLLDSFPVPICDNIRIFNVKIIQSAQYRGYIASKKRYFYGVRVQLLTTKNGIPVEFVFMPGSANDVRALNALPLNLPPGSEIYGDSAYTDYTIEDDLEQTSHISLKVMRKKNSKRQDQPWNQYIKQHTRHYIETVFSSITCVFPKSIHAVTYQGFLLKLQAFIFSFTLQQAFIE; encoded by the coding sequence ATGCTAAACGAAATAATTTCCATATATGCTATCATAGACGACCTGTTAAAGGCGATTGGGCATAATGAAGATTGTCGTCGAGAGATGAATGACGCAGAAATTATTACAACGGCAATAACATCGGCGATGTTCTTTAATGGTAATCATAGTAAGGCTTGTACCTATATGAAAGAACATAAGTTGATATCTAATATGTTAGAAAAGTCACGATTTAACCGGAGATTACACAGTGTCTCAATGTTAATCAACGACTTGTTTCATCAAGTGGGAATGGCACTGAAGGAAATTAGTGATTCCACTGAATATCTTTTAGACTCGTTCCCAGTGCCCATCTGCGATAACATCCGTATCTTTAATGTAAAAATAATACAGTCGGCGCAGTATAGAGGTTACATCGCATCGAAAAAACGATATTTTTACGGGGTTCGAGTTCAGTTATTAACAACCAAAAATGGTATTCCTGTCGAATTTGTGTTTATGCCTGGTAGTGCCAACGATGTACGTGCTTTAAATGCCTTACCCTTGAATCTACCACCTGGTAGTGAAATTTATGGTGATTCAGCTTACACCGACTACACGATTGAGGATGACTTGGAACAAACAAGTCACATTTCTTTAAAAGTCATGAGGAAAAAGAACTCCAAGCGTCAAGACCAGCCTTGGAATCAATATATTAAACAACATACTCGGCATTATATCGAAACTGTGTTTAGTAGTATCACTTGTGTTTTTCCAAAATCAATACATGCAGTCACTTATCAAGGGTTTTTACTTAAGCTACAAGCATTCATTTTTTCTTTTACTCTTCAACAAGCTTTTATTGAATAA
- a CDS encoding beta strand repeat-containing protein: MANIIGTNGDDTLVGSELADTIKGLAGNDTLTGGGGKDQFVYDNFNSDASTDTITDFGGVGKGTNPTAAVIAEVDTIKFLSPGLTARNLLLTQNGSNLEITFQSEIPNAKIILQNFALENLHNLSKSAGATVNLGNIQFYGETSISDSFDVVNANSTQHNLFRKNTVTFFNDLDNNVNGFDNSDDVINGQSGNDKIDGKSGNDLLRGGAGNNTLIGGVGNDTLYAGFSTGNNTLCGGAGNDNLDASFSTGNNLLNGGVGNDTLDVSASTGDNLLNGDDGNDYLLASGKNYYINGVYLSLGNNTLNGGAGNDILSIFLSKGDNLLNGGDGNDSLRTFSDDADGGTSGNNTLNGGAGSDLLTLYNTTGDNLADGGDGNDYLLVYGYSSIRGGNNTLIGGLGNDNLNADYSTGNNLLNGGDGNDYLSAAGYPTGGRPYQAASGNNTLNGGAGDDELNTYFSTGNNLLDGGDGNDKIYVSVGKDTINGGTGDDLLSYNPIFIDYNLTEGITSTFDATTNIGSITAGTNRVSYKNIERLNISGTDYGDLIVGSNGNDTLFGSLGDNGSNRGNDTIIGGTGNDILKGGKGNGDKGNDSLIGGSGTDTFAFDNYIEGIDTIYDFNATNELIQVSAAGFGGELATPSLEPNQFTIGTSATAIAQRFIYDNITGALYFDQDGSNSAFTQVQFAQLSAGLSLTEKNFVFSY, translated from the coding sequence ATGGCAAATATCATTGGAACCAACGGTGATGATACTCTCGTGGGTAGCGAGTTAGCAGACACCATTAAGGGTCTTGCAGGCAACGACACTCTGACTGGTGGCGGTGGTAAGGATCAATTTGTTTATGACAACTTTAACTCCGATGCTAGCACTGATACTATCACCGATTTCGGTGGTGTGGGTAAAGGCACAAATCCGACAGCAGCAGTTATTGCCGAAGTGGACACCATCAAATTCCTTAGTCCTGGCTTAACTGCCCGAAATCTGCTCCTCACTCAGAATGGCAGCAATCTAGAAATCACCTTTCAAAGTGAAATTCCAAATGCAAAAATCATTTTGCAAAACTTTGCCCTGGAAAACCTGCATAACCTCAGCAAATCTGCTGGAGCGACTGTTAACTTGGGCAATATCCAGTTTTATGGGGAAACCAGTATCAGTGATAGCTTTGATGTGGTCAATGCCAACTCCACCCAACACAACCTGTTCCGCAAGAACACAGTTACCTTCTTTAACGACCTAGATAACAATGTCAATGGCTTTGACAACTCAGATGATGTCATCAATGGTCAGAGTGGTAATGACAAAATCGACGGCAAAAGTGGCAACGACCTGCTGCGTGGTGGCGCGGGGAATAATACTCTCATTGGTGGTGTTGGTAACGATACCTTGTATGCTGGCTTTTCAACAGGGAATAATACCCTCTGTGGTGGCGCTGGTAACGATAACTTGGATGCTAGCTTTTCAACAGGTAATAACTTACTCAATGGAGGCGTTGGTAACGATACCTTAGATGTTAGCGCTTCAACAGGCGATAACCTACTTAATGGTGACGATGGCAATGATTATCTTTTGGCCTCTGGCAAGAACTACTACATAAACGGCGTCTATCTCTCTTTAGGCAATAACACCCTCAACGGTGGTGCTGGTAACGATATATTGAGTATTTTCTTGTCAAAAGGCGATAACCTCCTCAATGGTGGGGATGGCAATGATTCTCTCAGAACCTTCTCCGATGATGCTGATGGTGGAACCTCAGGCAATAATACCCTCAATGGAGGTGCTGGTAGCGATCTCTTGACTCTTTACAACACAACAGGCGATAACCTAGCCGATGGCGGCGATGGCAATGATTATCTTTTGGTTTATGGCTATTCTAGCATTAGAGGTGGTAACAACACTCTCATTGGTGGTCTTGGTAACGATAACTTGAATGCTGACTATTCAACAGGTAATAACCTACTCAATGGTGGTGATGGCAATGATTATCTTTCAGCAGCTGGCTACCCAACTGGTGGTCGCCCATACCAAGCCGCTTCTGGCAATAATACCCTCAACGGTGGCGCTGGTGACGATGAGTTGAATACATACTTTTCAACAGGCAATAATCTCCTAGATGGGGGTGATGGCAACGATAAGATATATGTGAGCGTTGGTAAGGACACGATCAATGGGGGTACAGGTGACGATTTGTTGTCCTATAATCCTATTTTTATCGACTATAATCTTACCGAGGGAATCACTTCGACTTTTGATGCCACTACTAACATTGGCTCAATTACCGCAGGTACGAATCGAGTTAGTTACAAGAATATTGAACGATTAAATATCTCAGGTACAGACTACGGTGACTTGATTGTAGGGAGCAATGGCAACGATACGCTCTTTGGGAGTTTGGGTGACAATGGTAGCAATCGTGGCAATGATACGATTATTGGCGGTACAGGTAACGATATCCTGAAAGGTGGCAAAGGTAATGGTGACAAAGGTAATGATAGCCTAATTGGAGGATCTGGTACTGATACCTTTGCTTTCGATAATTACATCGAAGGCATTGATACTATTTATGACTTCAACGCGACTAATGAATTGATTCAGGTATCGGCTGCTGGTTTTGGTGGAGAGTTAGCAACACCTTCACTTGAGCCAAATCAGTTTACCATAGGCACATCTGCAACAGCGATCGCTCAACGATTTATCTATGACAATATTACAGGTGCATTGTACTTTGACCAAGATGGCAGTAACTCTGCATTTACTCAGGTACAATTTGCACAATTATCTGCTGGATTGTCACTAACCGAAAAGAATTTTGTGTTTAGTTACTGA
- a CDS encoding beta strand repeat-containing protein, with protein MTNIIGTSSNDTLLGSNGADTIKGFAGNDTLIGGTGSDYLDVNSSTGNNLLDGGDGNDTLSALGEYDVVSGNNTLNGGAGDDSLSADNSAGNNLLSGDNGNDSLSVSGGYYDPEVSGNNTLNGGVGNDTLSAFYSKGDNLLDGGDDNDYLNVNLADGNNTLNGGLGDDSLSANISTGNNLLFGGDGNDTLSASNFEGYRFDNTSGKNTLNGGAGDDYLNVNYSRGANLLNGGDGNDTLTGSNYGYGYGGRCYICTGNNTLNGGAGADNLNVDYSSGDNLLSGDDGNDTLSASGYEYDKQGESGKGVYRRALGNNTLNGGAGADNLIVDYSTGTNLLLGGDGNDTLSAYSALGNNTLDGGFGNDIITGGNGNDTLIGGDGTDTFAFNSYNGGIDNLYDFNATNDLIQVSAAGFGGNLATPSLEPSQFTIGTSATTAAQRFIYDSVTGGLFFDLDGSASAFTQVKFAQLSAGLSLTEKNFVVV; from the coding sequence ATGACAAATATCATAGGAACCAGCAGTAATGATACTCTACTGGGTAGTAACGGTGCTGACACGATTAAGGGTTTTGCAGGTAATGATACCCTCATTGGTGGTACTGGCAGCGATTACTTAGACGTTAACTCTTCAACAGGCAATAACTTATTAGATGGTGGCGATGGCAATGATACTCTTAGTGCTTTAGGTGAATATGATGTGGTGTCTGGTAATAACACCCTCAACGGTGGCGCTGGTGACGATAGCTTGAGTGCTGACAATTCAGCAGGCAATAACCTACTCTCTGGTGACAATGGCAATGATTCTCTTAGCGTCTCTGGTGGCTACTATGATCCTGAAGTATCTGGTAATAACACCCTCAACGGTGGTGTTGGTAATGATACCTTGAGTGCTTTCTATTCAAAAGGCGATAACTTATTGGATGGTGGCGATGACAATGATTATCTTAACGTCAATCTTGCCGATGGTAATAACACCCTCAACGGTGGTCTTGGTGACGATTCGTTGAGTGCTAACATTTCAACAGGCAATAACCTGCTTTTTGGTGGCGATGGCAATGATACTCTTAGTGCCTCTAACTTCGAGGGCTACAGGTTTGATAACACCTCTGGCAAGAATACCCTCAATGGTGGCGCTGGTGATGATTACTTGAATGTTAACTATTCACGAGGTGCTAATCTGCTCAATGGTGGCGATGGCAATGATACTCTCACAGGCTCTAACTACGGCTACGGCTACGGAGGAAGGTGTTATATTTGCACTGGCAATAACACCCTTAACGGTGGTGCTGGTGCGGATAACTTGAATGTTGACTATTCATCAGGCGATAATCTGCTTTCTGGAGATGATGGTAATGATACTCTTAGTGCCTCTGGCTACGAGTACGACAAACAGGGCGAGTCTGGCAAAGGAGTCTATCGCAGAGCATTGGGAAATAATACCCTCAACGGTGGCGCTGGTGCTGATAACTTGATTGTTGATTATTCAACAGGCACTAATTTGCTCTTAGGGGGCGATGGCAACGATACTCTTAGTGCATACAGCGCATTAGGTAATAACACTCTTGATGGTGGTTTTGGTAATGATATCATCACGGGTGGCAACGGTAATGACACCCTAATTGGAGGGGATGGTACTGATACCTTTGCTTTCAATAGTTACAATGGGGGCATTGATAATCTTTATGATTTCAACGCCACTAATGATTTGATTCAGGTGTCGGCTGCTGGTTTTGGTGGCAACTTAGCAACACCTTCACTTGAGCCAAGTCAGTTTACGATTGGCACATCTGCAACTACTGCTGCTCAACGATTCATCTATGATAGTGTTACAGGTGGACTGTTCTTTGATCTTGATGGCAGTGCCTCTGCATTTACTCAGGTAAAATTTGCCCAATTATCTGCTGGATTATCACTAACCGAAAAGAATTTTGTGGTTGTTTAA
- a CDS encoding DUF58 domain-containing protein has translation MVPSRRVYLLLVLGIAIAPILCLFFSIKAAIAIIVLFDAIVLGLMVVDGLQVRRSRVQITRELPSRLSIGRDNPVVLKVTSPNTNALIEICDYYPTGFGISAPTLSAIIPSNTTQELTYTVNPTQRGEFPWGNIQVRQLGIWGLAWDDWQIPQSLPVKVYPDLVGLRSLTIRLTLQSSGSMRQSRKTGIGTEFAELRNYRTGDDLRFIDWKATARRVGAYNNATPLVRVLEPEQEQTLLILLDRGRLMTAKVQNLQRFDWGLNATLSLALAGLHRGDRVGVGVFDRQMHTWIPPERGQHHLNQLIDRLTPIQPVLVESDYLGAVTNVVQRQTRRALVVVITDLIDVTASTELLAALSKLAPRYLPFCVTLRDPQVDRLAHIFTDNVTDAYARAVALDLLMQRQVAYAQLKQKGVLVLDAPANQIADQVVERYLQLKARNQL, from the coding sequence ATGGTTCCTTCCAGACGAGTTTATTTATTGTTGGTTTTAGGTATAGCGATCGCCCCGATCCTATGCCTTTTTTTCAGCATTAAAGCAGCGATCGCCATCATTGTGCTATTTGATGCGATCGTTCTCGGATTGATGGTTGTAGATGGTTTGCAGGTACGCCGTTCTCGCGTGCAAATTACCCGCGAATTACCCTCACGATTATCCATTGGGCGGGATAATCCAGTGGTGTTAAAAGTAACATCGCCAAATACCAACGCCCTAATTGAAATCTGCGATTACTACCCAACAGGATTTGGCATATCTGCACCTACACTCAGCGCTATTATTCCCAGCAATACCACTCAAGAATTGACATATACCGTCAACCCGACACAGCGCGGCGAGTTTCCTTGGGGAAATATTCAAGTTCGACAGTTGGGAATTTGGGGATTAGCTTGGGATGATTGGCAAATTCCCCAAAGTCTGCCAGTGAAAGTTTATCCTGATTTAGTGGGATTGCGATCGCTGACAATTCGTTTAACATTGCAATCATCAGGATCAATGCGCCAATCCCGCAAAACTGGTATTGGTACAGAGTTTGCCGAACTGCGGAACTATCGCACTGGTGACGATTTACGATTTATTGATTGGAAAGCAACCGCCCGGCGGGTTGGGGCATATAATAATGCAACGCCATTGGTGAGAGTTCTAGAACCCGAACAGGAACAAACTTTACTAATCTTGCTCGATCGCGGGCGATTAATGACAGCAAAAGTGCAGAATTTGCAGAGATTTGACTGGGGTTTGAATGCAACTTTATCCTTAGCATTGGCGGGGTTGCATCGCGGCGATCGCGTGGGTGTTGGTGTATTTGACCGCCAGATGCATACGTGGATTCCCCCAGAACGCGGTCAACATCATTTGAATCAGCTAATCGATCGCCTGACACCAATTCAACCAGTATTAGTTGAATCTGATTATTTGGGGGCAGTGACAAATGTTGTGCAGCGTCAAACTCGTAGGGCACTAGTAGTGGTGATTACCGACTTAATTGATGTCACCGCTTCTACAGAACTCCTAGCTGCACTCTCCAAGCTAGCACCCCGCTATCTGCCATTTTGTGTTACTTTGCGAGATCCCCAAGTTGATCGTTTAGCACACATCTTCACAGATAATGTTACAGATGCTTATGCCCGTGCAGTGGCACTAGATTTATTAATGCAACGACAAGTAGCTTATGCTCAGTTGAAACAAAAAGGTGTATTAGTATTAGATGCACCAGCAAATCAAATTGCCGATCAGGTAGTTGAGCGATATCTGCAACTCAAAGCCCGGAATCAACTTTAG
- a CDS encoding calcium-binding protein — protein MRGTAYDDLIVGSNGNDTLSTGNGGNDTIDGGKGDDVLYVGYNYATGGITTTFNASTNTGLITAGTNLVSYKNIEALNISGTGYDDLIVGNNGNDTLSGNGGNDSLYGGAGTDTFAFTFNSFYGGVSSLYDFDATNELIQVSAYDINVDLSSIGSLKASQFTIGTSATAIAQRFIYDNVTGGLFFDQDGSASGFTQVKLAQLSAGLSLTNNNFVVV, from the coding sequence ATCAGAGGTACAGCCTACGATGACTTGATTGTAGGGAGCAATGGCAACGATACGCTCTCCACAGGCAATGGTGGCAACGATACAATTGATGGGGGTAAGGGTGACGATGTGTTGTATGTAGGTTACAACTATGCTACAGGTGGGATCACAACGACATTCAATGCCAGTACTAACACTGGATTAATTACGGCGGGCACGAATCTGGTTAGTTACAAGAATATTGAAGCATTAAATATCTCAGGTACAGGCTACGATGACTTAATTGTGGGGAACAATGGCAACGATACCTTGTCGGGCAATGGTGGAAATGATAGCCTCTATGGAGGAGCTGGTACTGATACCTTTGCTTTCACTTTCAATAGTTTCTATGGAGGCGTTTCTAGCCTTTATGATTTCGACGCCACTAATGAATTAATTCAGGTATCGGCTTATGATATTAATGTCGATTTATCATCAATAGGTTCACTTAAAGCAAGTCAGTTTACCATTGGGACATCTGCAACAGCGATCGCTCAACGATTCATTTATGACAATGTTACAGGTGGATTGTTCTTTGATCAAGATGGCAGTGCGTCTGGGTTTACTCAGGTAAAATTGGCACAACTATCTGCTGGATTATCACTAACCAATAACAATTTTGTTGTTGTTTAA